The nucleotide sequence CCCCTATGGCTTTTTCGTATGGCAAGAAACAGCAGTAAGGTGGTAAGTAAAGCCCAGTAGCTGAAAAAAGGTAAAAAGGCAGACTGACTCATTTGAAAGCCAACGGGAAGTTTGGCTACTTGAAGAGGCGTGCCTGCAATATCCCATAACGGGTGTGGTATTCCCACCATGCTCATAATGGGTGAAAACTTTATGACAATCATTAACCCACAAATAAGCCCGCCAATGAGAGGGTTTGGTGAAAGATGATGCACAACAAGACAGAGCAAGCCGAATAACAATAGGGGTAAACCGGTTAACAATAGGGTTTCAGCGTATGTCTCGTAAGACAGGGGGCTGTTGCACCATAATTGCGCCGTCATAGTCGCTATGGCGGTTACGCCTAAAAAAACTCCCCACATTAAGGTAAGCGAAAAACACTGTGCGGTGATTAAATGACGACTTCCGGCTGGCGTTGCTGCGACCAGCTCTACCATGTGATATCGCTTATCTTTCCAGCATAGTATCCATGCCCAAATACTCATGAGAATGAAACCGACAAACGGCATAAGATTCCATACCACCCTCGCCAGAGCATCCATACTGGTGATGGTTTTTAGCTGAGAAAAAGGCTCGGCATAACCTATACCTGACAGCACTTCAGAAAATACCATACAGGCATAAATGACATACACCAGGGTAAGCGTCGTGGACAAGGTTAATGAGCGCAAAGTTTGCGGGAAAAGCGCTAAACCGATGTCGCGGCGAGAGAATAAGTGACGTAACACTGAATTTTTTCTGACGAACCCAGATAAAAAAGTGACTGTCCAATTTAGGCGTTTAACGGTTTTGGGCTTGAGTAAAACACGTGTTGGATTACGTGATTGAGCATCAAAGGCACTTCTGACGATGTAAAAAATACCAGCAGCAACTGCCAGCCACAACCCTCTATTTAAAAGGATTTTAAACGTCAGCGACCAGTCAGTATTTTGTTCTAATTGCTGGTACACGGCCGTGAATCCGTAGGGGTCTAGCCACGACATGAGCGCATACCATTGAGGAGAAAGTACACGACTTCCCGCTAAAAGTGGCGACCCATTAATCGATGCTAGCATGACATAACCCGCCCACATGGCACACATGACAACATAGCTCGGTAAGGCGTTATTGAAATAGCGGGCACAGGCGAGCGCCAATGCAGTGAATAACACTAAAATGGGGCAATATAAAAAAAGGGTACTTTTAAGGGCACTTTGCAATAAGCTAGAGCTTTGTGAGGCGGAGGGAGAAATCATTAAAATTTGCCCGACAATACAAAGAAGTGTTAGCAGGCAAAGTAGGGAGAAAAAAGCCCCTCCACGTAATATAAACTGTTGTTTTGCAGAGGTTGGTGTGACGGCTATCAGTGGGTGCATGTGAGAAAGGGTATCGCGCTGCAACAATGCCGGCGTTAACAGCCCCACAATAATTGGCAAGGTAAGCATCATTGCTGCATTGTTTAGCAGGACTAACCGCTTAGTTAACACGTCGCCGTCAACCGATAACCCTTGTGCTAACAAAATGCCAAAGCCAGCATAAATAATAAAGCTTAACCAAACGCTGGGGTGACGGAGATAAAGACGCCATTCGTTTATCCATCCTGAAAAAAATAGAAGCATTAGTATTGCTCCTTATTTAATTCGTAGAAGTATCTGTCCTCTAGGGTGGCGTCTCGGCTTATTGCCTCGCTGCAAGGGGCCTCGTGATGATAAACACGCCATACGTCTTTCCCGAAATGATAGCTCTCAGACACCAGCATTCCACAAGGTGGTTGCAAAGAGGATTCCCAAATTTTTCCTTGTAGAGGCGCAATCAAATTGGGGATTTCGCCGCTATCGACTATTTCACCATGCATGATAATAGCAGCGTGACCACACAGGTTTTCGATATCTTCCACAATGTGAGTAGACAGTAACACAAGTGTTTGCTTGCTGATTTTTACCAGTAAACTATGTAAACGCTGACGTTCAAGCGGGTCGAG is from Alteromonas australica and encodes:
- a CDS encoding M1 family aminopeptidase, with product MLLFFSGWINEWRLYLRHPSVWLSFIIYAGFGILLAQGLSVDGDVLTKRLVLLNNAAMMLTLPIIVGLLTPALLQRDTLSHMHPLIAVTPTSAKQQFILRGGAFFSLLCLLTLLCIVGQILMISPSASQSSSLLQSALKSTLFLYCPILVLFTALALACARYFNNALPSYVVMCAMWAGYVMLASINGSPLLAGSRVLSPQWYALMSWLDPYGFTAVYQQLEQNTDWSLTFKILLNRGLWLAVAAGIFYIVRSAFDAQSRNPTRVLLKPKTVKRLNWTVTFLSGFVRKNSVLRHLFSRRDIGLALFPQTLRSLTLSTTLTLVYVIYACMVFSEVLSGIGYAEPFSQLKTITSMDALARVVWNLMPFVGFILMSIWAWILCWKDKRYHMVELVAATPAGSRHLITAQCFSLTLMWGVFLGVTAIATMTAQLWCNSPLSYETYAETLLLTGLPLLLFGLLCLVVHHLSPNPLIGGLICGLMIVIKFSPIMSMVGIPHPLWDIAGTPLQVAKLPVGFQMSQSAFLPFFSYWALLTTLLLFLAIRKSHRGTGYTHLFSRGHFPLKVAVCAMLFSGTFILHSALKDERALMMPSERHHVKAAYEKRYLHWKDKAQPVVTHIQANVRFYPLRGIADIALSLTLTNHSNSRIDKILVGAHPDFTPENIDVEGATLNHYDVYTQQREFDLVNPLLPGQSKQLNVALQVANKNLWTSPTHHVIRKPFSYLRGVPLIPSIGFNRYFTLTDSSLREEAGLPALQYPIASALTASNAEISAEAQSVMVTSQLTAPVGYFTLAPGEKRKQWTEQDGDEHTMTTLYATREPIRAIPAWIATEFTHAHEPAVLADKSVEVNLIGADNEEAKDVHLRAATQTLAWFEQHIAPYPYAQLTFVFAPDLGPSGYALPQVLIFDHLLAMRTTPMEDGFDQRYRRAVHEVAHQWFGHQIGFGLPADYAFLVESLAKYIELVMLEPRGTMNKLVEYEARRYAHYQQGNTAPPVAFINGTETADVYSRATLVFAELRQLVGDKPITDTIRALFERQKSTGKPVAAIDFVRLLLARTDRVHHKRIQQLFLEES